One stretch of Anaerobacillus sp. CMMVII DNA includes these proteins:
- the msrA gene encoding peptide-methionine (S)-S-oxide reductase MsrA, giving the protein MPIEKATFAGGCFWCMVKPFHEQEGILDVLVGYTGGHTENPTYKEVCREDTGHYEAVQITFDSSIYPYEKLLSLFWQQIDPTDPGGQFGDRGQSYQTAIFYHTDEQREKAETSKVELEASGRFSKPIVTPILPATTFYIGEDYHQDYYKKNPTHYSLYSVGSGRVGFIKAHWGNTNNE; this is encoded by the coding sequence ATGCCGATTGAGAAAGCAACGTTTGCAGGTGGCTGCTTCTGGTGTATGGTTAAACCGTTTCACGAGCAGGAAGGAATCCTAGACGTTCTTGTAGGTTATACCGGTGGCCATACAGAAAATCCAACATATAAAGAAGTTTGTAGAGAAGATACAGGTCATTACGAAGCGGTCCAAATCACATTCGACTCTTCAATTTACCCATATGAAAAATTATTGAGTTTATTTTGGCAACAAATTGACCCTACGGATCCCGGAGGGCAATTTGGTGATAGGGGGCAGTCGTATCAAACGGCTATTTTTTACCACACCGATGAGCAACGAGAAAAAGCAGAAACTTCAAAGGTAGAGCTTGAGGCAAGTGGGCGCTTTTCAAAACCAATAGTAACGCCAATTTTGCCAGCAACTACGTTTTACATTGGTGAAGACTACCATCAAGATTATTACAAGAAAAATCCAACCCATTATTCGCTATATAGCGTCGGTTCAGGCAGGGTAGGTTTTATAAAAGCGCATTGGGGGAATACGAACAATGAATGA
- the msrB gene encoding peptide-methionine (R)-S-oxide reductase MsrB produces MNDDLKKRLSPIQYEVTQRNGTEPPFQNEYWNNKQEGIYVDIISGEPLFSSIDKYDSGCGWPSFTKPLGDDLIVEKADVSHFMIRTEVRSKKSDSHLGHVFNDGPPPTNLRYCINSASLNFIAKEKLVEEGYGEYLELFK; encoded by the coding sequence ATGAATGATGATCTAAAAAAACGATTATCACCAATTCAGTACGAAGTAACACAAAGAAACGGCACAGAACCACCTTTTCAAAATGAATATTGGAACAACAAACAAGAGGGGATTTACGTCGACATTATTTCTGGTGAGCCTTTGTTTTCTTCGATCGATAAATATGATTCTGGCTGTGGTTGGCCAAGCTTTACAAAACCTTTGGGTGATGACTTAATCGTCGAAAAAGCTGATGTCAGTCATTTTATGATTAGAACTGAGGTTAGATCAAAGAAATCAGACTCTCATTTAGGTCATGTTTTTAATGATGGACCACCACCAACAAATCTTCGCTATTGCATTAATTCTGCGAGTTTAAACTTTATTGCGAAAGAGAAACTTGTGGAAGAGGGATATGGGGAGTATTTAGAGCTTTTTAAATAA
- the pxpB gene encoding 5-oxoprolinase subunit PxpB, with protein sequence MSISIEPLGDCGLVVVFGEAVSEEVQQRVTAFSKLLANTSIEGFIEYIPAYTTVAIIYNPLFYLKNKYQSPFESCKEKVEQLLQSCNLENREKTTQPTTIVPVCYGGKYGPDLETLARFHALTQEEVIELHLEADYTVAMIGFAPGFPYLSGLNERIATQRLATPRKKVPKGSVGIAGLQTGIYSIDSPGGWQIIGCTPIPLFDHKRLEPSLLKQGDRVRFERMSEVQFESWRGTKDEYLS encoded by the coding sequence ATGAGCATTTCGATAGAACCTTTAGGAGATTGCGGTTTAGTAGTAGTTTTTGGCGAAGCTGTAAGTGAAGAAGTACAGCAAAGGGTCACCGCTTTTTCGAAGTTATTAGCAAATACTTCAATAGAAGGATTTATAGAATATATACCTGCCTATACAACGGTTGCGATTATTTATAATCCTCTCTTTTATTTGAAAAATAAATACCAGTCACCATTTGAATCCTGTAAGGAAAAGGTCGAGCAATTACTTCAAAGCTGCAACTTAGAAAATAGAGAAAAAACAACCCAGCCGACTACGATCGTTCCTGTTTGTTATGGAGGAAAGTATGGCCCAGATTTGGAAACATTAGCAAGGTTTCATGCTTTAACTCAAGAGGAAGTAATTGAGTTACATCTTGAAGCTGACTATACAGTAGCGATGATCGGCTTTGCACCTGGCTTTCCGTACCTAAGTGGCTTAAATGAGCGAATCGCGACACAAAGACTTGCAACACCTAGAAAAAAAGTGCCAAAAGGCTCTGTAGGTATTGCAGGGTTACAAACAGGGATATACTCAATTGACTCGCCAGGTGGCTGGCAGATCATTGGTTGTACGCCAATTCCTTTATTCGATCATAAAAGATTGGAGCCAAGTCTGTTAAAGCAAGGTGATAGAGTTCGCTTTGAACGAATGAGCGAAGTGCAATTTGAATCGTGGAGAGGAACGAAAGATGAGTATCTTAGTTAA
- a CDS encoding biotin-dependent carboxyltransferase family protein translates to MSILVKQGGLRTTIQDLGRYSFQKYGVVVGGAMDSFSHKLANLLVGNQISEATLEITLLGPELVFLEDTIFAICGGYFLPQLNFDVVPMGRPIFVKKGSILKFGNCQSGCRAYLAIKGGIDTPLVMMSRSTYEPAKYGGLHGEKLKKGDIIPVKSQKLKNNFIVHNDNFSTTRWFVHSLKKSKKIRVTRGRQYSDFTLEAIENFFEKEYQLSLDSDRMGYRLEGEKLVTLNTVEQISEATAFGTVQVPADGQPIILMADRQPTGGYPKLANVISVDLPLLAQLKPRDMVQFEEISLEEAQELYVAQEKELRRLSILLKQIRR, encoded by the coding sequence ATGAGTATCTTAGTTAAACAGGGTGGATTACGAACAACAATCCAAGATTTAGGTCGGTATTCTTTTCAAAAATACGGTGTTGTAGTTGGCGGGGCAATGGATTCCTTCTCACATAAATTAGCGAATCTCTTAGTCGGAAACCAAATCAGTGAGGCAACATTGGAAATAACATTGTTAGGTCCTGAACTTGTTTTTTTGGAAGATACGATTTTTGCCATATGTGGAGGATACTTCTTGCCGCAGCTTAATTTTGATGTGGTACCAATGGGAAGACCGATTTTTGTAAAGAAAGGATCGATTTTGAAATTTGGAAACTGTCAAAGCGGCTGTCGCGCCTATCTGGCTATCAAGGGTGGGATTGACACGCCGCTTGTGATGATGAGTCGTTCAACCTATGAACCGGCAAAATATGGAGGTCTTCATGGTGAGAAGCTTAAAAAAGGAGATATCATCCCTGTAAAAAGTCAAAAGCTAAAAAATAACTTCATAGTACATAATGACAATTTTTCTACTACCCGTTGGTTCGTTCATTCTCTTAAGAAATCGAAGAAAATTCGTGTTACGAGAGGAAGGCAGTATTCAGATTTTACTCTTGAAGCGATAGAGAACTTCTTTGAGAAGGAGTATCAACTTTCCTTAGATTCCGATCGAATGGGCTACCGTTTAGAAGGAGAAAAACTAGTAACACTTAATACCGTAGAACAAATTTCAGAAGCGACAGCATTTGGCACTGTGCAAGTTCCTGCCGATGGACAACCGATAATTTTAATGGCAGATCGACAACCGACAGGAGGCTATCCAAAACTGGCCAATGTGATCTCAGTTGATTTACCTTTATTAGCACAGCTGAAGCCAAGAGATATGGTTCAATTTGAAGAAATTTCATTAGAAGAAGCGCAAGAGTTATATGTCGCACAAGAAAAAGAACTAAGAAGACTTTCAATCTTATTGAAGCAAATCAGAAGGTAA
- a CDS encoding 5-oxoprolinase subunit PxpA, whose protein sequence is MGKIDLNCDLGESFGIYKLGIDEEILNYITSANIACGFHAGDPNVMRKTVASALEKGVNVGAHPGFQDLVGFGRREIEITATEVYNLVVYQIGALQAIVKVEGGVLHHVKPHGALYNMAARDPVLAKAIVKAIKDVDAALILYGLANSQLTKAGEALGLQVYHEVFADRTYQADGTLTPRTAKNAIITNENEAIKQISTMIRDGAVQSLQGVKVPIKPDTICIHGDNHHALAFAKKISSVLI, encoded by the coding sequence ATGGGGAAGATTGACCTAAATTGTGACCTAGGAGAAAGCTTTGGCATTTATAAGTTAGGTATAGACGAAGAAATATTAAATTACATCACATCTGCAAATATTGCCTGTGGATTTCATGCAGGCGATCCTAATGTCATGAGAAAAACAGTTGCATCGGCATTGGAAAAGGGTGTGAATGTTGGTGCGCATCCAGGTTTTCAGGACTTGGTAGGTTTTGGAAGAAGAGAAATTGAAATAACTGCTACTGAAGTGTATAATCTCGTCGTTTATCAAATAGGTGCTCTTCAAGCAATTGTTAAAGTAGAAGGCGGTGTCCTTCACCATGTAAAGCCACACGGAGCATTGTATAATATGGCTGCTCGAGATCCTGTGCTTGCCAAGGCAATTGTGAAAGCAATTAAGGATGTAGATGCAGCTTTAATTTTATATGGATTAGCAAATAGTCAGTTAACAAAGGCTGGAGAAGCTCTTGGGTTGCAAGTATATCATGAAGTTTTTGCTGACAGAACATATCAAGCGGATGGTACGTTGACACCTCGAACTGCGAAGAACGCCATCATTACTAATGAAAATGAAGCAATAAAGCAAATCTCAACGATGATCAGAGATGGGGCTGTACAATCGCTTCAGGGGGTAAAAGTGCCAATTAAACCGGACACCATTTGTATTCATGGAGATAATCATCATGCCTTAGCGTTCGCAAAAAAAATAAGCAGTGTCCTCATATAG